One segment of Halalkalicoccus tibetensis DNA contains the following:
- a CDS encoding aminopeptidase P family protein — protein MDADHEGRTRTCQEALSEGECLVLFPGPNLQYLTGFRDEPMERHLLLFVPREGEPVFLAPTMYDDQLADTHVSDVRLWDDGEDPRAYIGEILGRIDPDRLLVDDRLWARFTQDLQAVTDAEFGLASEVLADLRVKKDGAEIDAIREASALADRVSEEVRGLDAVGMTERELAREIDSRLADLGGEGPSFETIVAAGENGARPHHRHGDREIGTGDPVVLDFGTRFDGYPSDQTRTIVFGGEPSEGFEEIHEVVREAQGAAVERVEPGVPAEAVDRAARDVIEDAGYGERFTHRTGHGVGIEVHEPPYIVAGNTRELEEGMVFSVEPGIYLEGEFGVRIEDLVVVTETGCERLNDSNRGP, from the coding sequence ATGGACGCCGATCACGAGGGGCGAACCCGGACCTGCCAGGAAGCCCTCTCCGAGGGCGAGTGTCTCGTGCTCTTCCCGGGGCCGAACCTCCAGTATCTCACCGGATTCCGCGACGAGCCGATGGAGCGCCACCTCCTGTTGTTCGTTCCCCGCGAGGGCGAGCCCGTCTTCCTCGCGCCGACGATGTACGACGACCAGCTCGCCGACACCCACGTCTCGGACGTTCGGCTCTGGGACGACGGCGAGGACCCACGCGCGTATATCGGCGAGATTCTCGGAAGGATCGACCCCGACCGACTGCTCGTCGATGACCGGCTGTGGGCGCGCTTCACCCAGGACCTTCAGGCTGTGACGGACGCCGAGTTCGGGCTGGCGAGCGAGGTGCTGGCGGACCTTCGAGTGAAGAAGGACGGGGCGGAGATCGACGCCATCCGAGAGGCGAGCGCGCTGGCCGACCGGGTGAGCGAGGAGGTCAGAGGGCTCGACGCGGTCGGAATGACCGAACGCGAGCTCGCCCGCGAGATCGATTCCCGATTGGCCGATCTGGGCGGCGAAGGGCCGTCCTTCGAGACGATCGTCGCCGCCGGGGAGAACGGCGCGCGCCCGCACCACCGCCACGGCGACCGGGAGATCGGGACTGGCGACCCCGTGGTGCTCGACTTCGGGACCCGCTTCGATGGGTATCCGAGCGACCAGACCCGAACTATCGTTTTCGGGGGCGAGCCGTCCGAGGGGTTCGAGGAGATTCACGAGGTCGTCCGCGAGGCCCAGGGGGCGGCCGTCGAGCGGGTCGAACCCGGCGTTCCGGCGGAAGCGGTCGACCGCGCTGCAAGGGACGTGATCGAAGACGCGGGCTACGGCGAGCGGTTCACGCACAGAACGGGCCACGGGGTCGGCATCGAGGTCCACGAGCCGCCGTACATCGTCGCCGGGAACACTCGAGAGCTCGAGGAGGGGATGGTCTTCAGCGTCGAGCCGGGAATCTATCTGGAGGGCGAGTTCGGCGTGCGGATCGAGGACCTGGTGGTCGTCACCGAAACGGGCTGTGAACGGCTCAACGACTCGAACCGGGGCCCGTGA
- a CDS encoding SHOCT domain-containing protein: MRTERFQRRLDEEYADGWRVARDGGTRVVLRKPDYGSVWIHALIAVTTVWFTFGIGNLLYAVYAYLNSPTKLLTEDDCFDDPDPDADALTVLRQRYARGEISDEEFDHRVERLLGTDPHRNAGGGERQRGSRDRGQGRERATDRY; the protein is encoded by the coding sequence ATGAGGACCGAACGATTCCAACGGCGGCTCGACGAGGAGTACGCCGACGGCTGGCGGGTCGCGCGCGACGGCGGGACCCGCGTGGTCCTTCGCAAGCCCGACTACGGCTCGGTCTGGATCCACGCGCTGATCGCCGTGACCACCGTCTGGTTCACCTTCGGGATCGGAAACCTCCTGTACGCCGTCTACGCCTACCTCAACTCCCCGACGAAGCTGTTGACGGAGGACGACTGTTTCGACGATCCCGACCCCGACGCCGACGCGCTGACGGTGCTCCGACAGCGCTACGCGCGCGGGGAGATCTCCGACGAGGAGTTCGACCACCGGGTCGAGCGACTGCTCGGAACCGATCCCCACCGGAACGCGGGCGGTGGCGAGCGCCAGCGCGGGAGCCGGGACCGAGGACAGGGCCGCGAGCGCGCGACCGACCGTTACTGA
- the polX gene encoding DNA polymerase/3'-5' exonuclease PolX — MSRNAEVAALLEEYADLLEARDVEYKPNTYRRAADSIREHPTAIEALASEGQDAVEEIDGVGDAISSKVLEYIATGEIEELEEERARLPVAMGELTSVEGVGPKTVGTLYEELGVEDLADLEKAASGGEIREIKGFGPKTEENILSGLEFARKASERERLGDTRPLADDLLDYLRDHEIVEAAEVAGSIRRWRETSGDVDVLAASDDLEDVVETLTDWERVERVMEAGGNKASVVVDGIRVDLRVVVPEEFGSALQYFTGSKAHNIRFRNRALDRDLKVNEYGVFDISGVDDTSGQRAGERVDGETEEGMYDVLDLAWIPPELREDTGEIDAAAADELPDLIGEGDLRGDLHTHTDWSDGTESIADWITAAEEFGHEYLCISDHATGPGMVGGVGLSDEELLEQAEEIRAAAEDARIEVFAGVEANVDEEGGLSVSEDVLDELDLVVASPHSALDMAPEAATDRLVGTIEHPATDVLGHPTGRMLGRRPGLDPDLEAVAEAAAEHGVALEVNANPSRLDLWGRAVKVGVEAGATIAIDTDAHSVAEFDNVRYGVYTARRGWAEPADVLNAWGPAEVAEFIGR; from the coding sequence ATGAGCCGCAACGCCGAGGTCGCCGCCCTCCTCGAGGAGTACGCCGACCTGCTCGAGGCCCGGGACGTCGAGTACAAGCCCAACACCTACCGACGGGCCGCAGACAGCATCCGCGAGCACCCGACGGCGATCGAGGCGTTGGCGAGCGAGGGTCAGGACGCCGTCGAGGAAATCGACGGGGTGGGCGACGCCATCTCCTCGAAGGTGCTCGAGTACATCGCGACCGGCGAGATCGAGGAGCTGGAGGAGGAGCGCGCCCGGCTCCCGGTGGCGATGGGCGAGCTCACGAGCGTCGAGGGCGTCGGGCCGAAGACGGTGGGAACGCTCTACGAGGAGCTCGGCGTCGAGGACCTCGCCGATCTGGAGAAGGCCGCCAGCGGCGGCGAGATCCGGGAGATCAAGGGGTTCGGGCCGAAGACCGAGGAGAACATCCTCAGTGGGTTGGAGTTCGCCCGGAAGGCGAGCGAGCGCGAGCGGCTCGGCGACACCCGCCCGCTCGCCGACGACCTGCTCGACTACCTGCGCGATCACGAGATCGTCGAGGCGGCCGAGGTCGCGGGTTCGATCCGCCGGTGGCGAGAGACCAGCGGCGACGTCGACGTGCTCGCCGCGAGCGACGATCTGGAGGACGTCGTCGAAACGCTCACCGACTGGGAGCGCGTCGAACGGGTCATGGAGGCCGGCGGGAACAAGGCGAGCGTCGTCGTCGACGGGATCCGGGTCGATCTCCGGGTCGTCGTCCCCGAGGAGTTCGGCAGCGCGCTGCAGTACTTCACGGGCAGCAAGGCCCACAACATCCGGTTTCGCAACCGCGCGCTGGATCGGGACCTGAAGGTCAACGAGTACGGCGTGTTCGACATATCGGGAGTCGACGACACGAGCGGCCAGCGCGCCGGCGAGCGGGTCGACGGGGAAACTGAAGAAGGGATGTACGACGTCCTCGACCTCGCGTGGATCCCGCCCGAACTGCGCGAGGACACCGGCGAGATCGACGCGGCCGCGGCGGACGAGCTGCCCGATCTGATCGGGGAGGGCGACCTCCGGGGGGACCTGCACACCCACACCGACTGGTCGGACGGCACCGAGTCGATCGCCGACTGGATAACCGCCGCCGAGGAGTTCGGCCACGAGTACCTCTGCATCTCGGATCACGCCACCGGTCCGGGGATGGTCGGCGGGGTCGGCCTCTCGGACGAGGAGCTACTGGAACAGGCCGAGGAGATCCGGGCGGCCGCCGAGGACGCGAGGATCGAGGTGTTCGCCGGCGTGGAGGCGAACGTCGACGAGGAGGGCGGTCTGAGCGTTTCCGAGGACGTTCTCGACGAGCTCGACCTCGTCGTCGCCTCGCCACACAGCGCGCTCGACATGGCGCCCGAGGCGGCGACCGACCGGCTCGTGGGGACGATCGAACACCCCGCGACGGACGTGCTCGGCCACCCGACGGGGCGGATGCTGGGCCGGCGTCCCGGCCTCGACCCCGACCTGGAGGCGGTCGCGGAGGCCGCCGCAGAGCACGGCGTGGCTCTGGAGGTAAACGCCAACCCCTCGCGGCTGGACCTCTGGGGCCGGGCGGTGAAGGTCGGCGTCGAGGCGGGCGCGACGATCGCGATCGACACCGACGCCCACAGCGTCGCGGAGTTCGACAACGTCAGATACGGGGTTTACACCGCACGACGGGGCTGGGCGGAGCCGGCGGACGTCCTCAACGCGTGGGGCCCCGCGGAAGTCGCCGAGTTCATCGGACGATGA
- a CDS encoding pyridoxal phosphate-dependent aminotransferase — MDYEKPLFFRVMQYAERADRDVIDMVSGNPDWEPPEALREGLREYADLPVSEYQYPPSDGLRELREEIASRRNVPIESVIVTNGTGEANYLAMAAALDRDAGEEVVLTDPVYPYYPGKTGMLGGEPVYAPVEEDGRLDPDAVRERANEDTAAIVVNSPNNPTGAVYGEDTVEALVEIAEECDAILVSDEVYDHFDHSGRFASALSVDSEHRAVTTGFSKSMAITGLRVGYTVLPPELAEPARTRHMLVNVAGSRPAQHAVLRALRETDPDYYEANRAMLEERIDAFTDALDAAGAEYTRPDGAFYVLARFDGFPGTMENVERLIDEAGVAGMPGDAFGESREDWLRFALVTPRAQEAADRLASFFN; from the coding sequence ATGGACTACGAGAAGCCGCTCTTCTTCCGGGTGATGCAGTACGCCGAGCGGGCCGATCGGGACGTGATCGACATGGTCAGCGGCAACCCCGACTGGGAGCCCCCCGAGGCGCTCCGCGAGGGGCTGCGCGAGTACGCCGACCTCCCGGTCTCCGAGTACCAGTACCCCCCGAGCGACGGGCTTCGTGAGCTCCGCGAGGAGATCGCGTCCCGGCGGAACGTACCGATCGAGTCGGTGATCGTCACCAACGGCACCGGCGAGGCGAACTACCTCGCGATGGCCGCGGCCCTCGACCGCGACGCGGGCGAGGAGGTGGTTCTCACGGACCCGGTCTACCCCTACTACCCCGGCAAGACCGGGATGCTCGGCGGCGAGCCGGTCTACGCCCCCGTCGAAGAGGACGGCCGGCTCGATCCCGACGCCGTCCGCGAGCGCGCGAACGAGGACACCGCCGCGATCGTCGTCAACTCGCCGAACAACCCGACGGGGGCGGTCTACGGCGAGGACACGGTAGAAGCGCTCGTCGAGATCGCCGAGGAGTGCGACGCGATCCTCGTCAGCGACGAGGTCTACGACCACTTCGATCACTCGGGGCGCTTCGCGAGCGCGCTCTCGGTGGACTCAGAGCACCGGGCGGTCACGACGGGCTTCTCGAAGTCGATGGCGATCACGGGCCTCCGGGTCGGCTATACGGTGCTCCCGCCGGAGCTCGCCGAGCCCGCCCGGACCCGTCACATGCTCGTCAACGTCGCCGGCTCGCGGCCCGCCCAGCACGCGGTTCTGAGGGCGCTCCGCGAGACCGATCCCGACTACTACGAGGCTAACAGGGCGATGCTCGAAGAACGGATCGACGCCTTCACCGACGCGCTCGACGCCGCGGGCGCCGAGTACACCCGCCCGGACGGCGCGTTCTACGTGCTGGCGCGGTTCGACGGCTTCCCGGGCACCATGGAGAACGTCGAGCGCCTGATCGACGAGGCCGGCGTCGCGGGGATGCCCGGCGACGCCTTCGGCGAGTCGCGGGAGGACTGGCTGCGCTTCGCGCTGGTCACGCCGCGTGCACAGGAGGCCGCGGACAGGCTCGCGAGCTTTTTCAACTGA
- a CDS encoding glycerate kinase, with protein sequence MIRGREELGGTPERELALDCVEAGIEAADPERAIAESVSLDGDRLSIGEASYDLSTYEELVVLGGGNAGGRMASAIEGVLGERIAKGRVVTDAPEETGAIEVLPGDHPVPSERGVESTRAMLELADEAGEGTLAIVLISGGGSALMPAPAEGVSLSALQEATEALLASGAEIGEINAVRKHCSAFKGGGLARRAAPATVVSLIVSDVIGNDLSTIASGPTAPDATTFAEASEVLSRYGIDPPEEIAERLERGANGDVAETPDADDPAFDRVDNHVVADGFTALEAVRDLSRERGYEPLILSSSVRGEAREAAKTHVAVTEEVRRSGNPVEPPAVICSGGETTVTLRGDGTGGPNQEFALSAALELDSHTALASVDTDGIDGASDAAGAVVDSETVPDPEPARAALAENDVYPYLDEQGAIIETGPTGTNVNDLRVLVVTGPGSSR encoded by the coding sequence ATGATCCGCGGGCGCGAGGAGCTGGGGGGAACGCCCGAACGCGAGCTCGCGCTCGACTGCGTCGAGGCCGGGATCGAGGCCGCGGACCCCGAGCGGGCGATCGCCGAGAGCGTCTCGCTCGACGGCGATCGTCTGAGCATCGGCGAGGCGAGCTACGATCTCTCGACCTACGAGGAGCTGGTCGTCCTCGGCGGCGGCAACGCGGGCGGCCGGATGGCGAGCGCGATCGAGGGGGTTCTCGGCGAGCGGATCGCGAAGGGCCGGGTCGTTACCGACGCGCCCGAGGAGACGGGGGCGATCGAGGTGCTGCCGGGCGATCACCCCGTCCCCTCCGAGCGCGGCGTCGAGTCGACCCGCGCGATGCTCGAACTCGCGGACGAGGCGGGCGAGGGGACGCTCGCGATCGTGTTGATCTCCGGGGGCGGCAGCGCGCTCATGCCCGCGCCCGCCGAGGGCGTCTCGCTTTCCGCGCTCCAGGAGGCCACCGAGGCGCTGCTCGCGAGCGGGGCCGAGATAGGCGAGATCAACGCCGTCCGCAAGCACTGCTCGGCGTTCAAGGGCGGGGGACTGGCACGCCGGGCCGCTCCCGCCACCGTCGTCTCGCTGATCGTCAGCGACGTGATCGGCAACGACCTCAGCACGATCGCGAGCGGCCCGACCGCCCCCGACGCGACGACCTTTGCCGAGGCCAGCGAGGTGCTCTCGCGCTACGGGATCGACCCGCCCGAAGAAATCGCAGAGCGGCTCGAACGCGGCGCGAACGGGGATGTCGCGGAGACGCCCGACGCCGACGATCCGGCCTTCGATCGGGTGGACAACCACGTGGTCGCCGACGGCTTCACCGCGCTCGAGGCCGTCCGCGATCTCTCGCGCGAGCGGGGCTACGAACCGCTGATCCTCTCCTCCAGCGTGCGCGGCGAGGCCCGCGAGGCCGCGAAGACCCACGTCGCGGTCACCGAGGAGGTGCGGAGATCGGGCAACCCGGTCGAACCCCCGGCGGTGATCTGCTCGGGCGGCGAGACGACCGTCACCCTTCGAGGGGACGGCACCGGCGGCCCGAACCAGGAGTTCGCGCTCTCGGCGGCGCTAGAGCTCGATTCCCACACTGCGCTCGCCAGCGTCGACACCGACGGGATCGACGGCGCGAGCGATGCGGCGGGCGCGGTGGTCGATAGCGAAACGGTCCCGGATCCCGAGCCCGCGCGGGCCGCCCTCGCCGAGAACGACGTCTATCCCTATCTCGACGAGCAGGGAGCGATCATCGAGACCGGGCCGACGGGGACGAACGTCAACGACCTGCGGGTGCTCGTCGTCACGGGCCCCGGTTCGAGTCGTTGA
- a CDS encoding rhomboid family intramembrane serine protease: MAQCDRCGSHENMPYRCGRCGGVYCGQHRLPENHDCPGLQEWRDPDGVFDSGFDDSVNNPGGQSAGASVSDRIPINTGTGGPLGYFRNNMTYVFLSLMWVTFLLQLLTGVNSPLTFYLFVLDSANVSHVWTWFTSIFAHGSFGHIVMNSIVLYFFGPIVERKVGSRNFTILFLASGALAGLSQVSVSVLLGEFSAVLGASGAIMAIMGVLTVLNPQLRVLLFFFIPMPLWLLTLGFAGVSVAVVGFGGLGAGGIAHLAHLAGLFVGLAYGEKLRREGERAPDQLQFGGGPGGPGGPGGPGGPGGPGRGRF, translated from the coding sequence ATGGCGCAGTGTGATCGGTGTGGCTCACACGAGAACATGCCCTATCGCTGTGGGCGCTGCGGGGGCGTGTACTGTGGTCAACACCGGCTGCCGGAGAACCACGACTGTCCCGGCCTCCAGGAGTGGCGCGACCCCGACGGGGTCTTCGACAGCGGCTTCGACGACAGCGTGAACAACCCCGGCGGGCAGAGCGCGGGAGCGAGCGTTAGCGACCGGATCCCGATCAACACCGGCACCGGCGGGCCGCTCGGGTATTTCCGCAACAACATGACCTACGTCTTCCTCTCGCTGATGTGGGTCACCTTCCTGTTGCAGCTGCTCACGGGGGTCAACAGCCCGCTCACGTTCTACCTGTTCGTCCTCGACTCGGCGAACGTCTCGCACGTCTGGACGTGGTTCACCTCGATCTTCGCCCACGGCAGCTTCGGCCACATCGTGATGAACAGCATCGTCCTCTACTTCTTCGGGCCGATCGTCGAGCGGAAGGTCGGCAGCCGGAACTTCACGATACTGTTCCTCGCCAGCGGCGCGCTCGCGGGGCTCTCGCAGGTGAGCGTCTCGGTCCTGCTCGGGGAGTTCAGCGCCGTCCTCGGCGCCAGCGGCGCGATCATGGCGATCATGGGCGTGCTCACCGTTCTGAACCCCCAGCTCCGGGTGCTGCTGTTCTTCTTCATCCCGATGCCGCTGTGGCTGCTCACCCTCGGGTTCGCCGGGGTCTCGGTGGCCGTCGTCGGCTTCGGCGGGCTGGGCGCCGGCGGGATCGCCCACCTCGCACACCTCGCGGGCCTGTTCGTCGGCCTCGCCTACGGCGAGAAGCTCCGCCGCGAGGGCGAGCGCGCGCCCGACCAGCTCCAGTTCGGCGGCGGTCCCGGCGGCCCGGGCGGTCCCGGTGGGCCGGGTGGCCCCGGCGGCCCCGGTCGAGGGCGGTTCTAG
- a CDS encoding endonuclease V: MEVVYPKFRPDPGLSRAEMEELQREIAREAVFEGRFECDSPVVVGVDQAFPDEQAVSAIVAMRDGEVIERASAVTELSIPYIPGLLSFREGESILAAFEELECEPDLALFDGSGRIHYRQAGLATHMGVALDLPSVGVAKSLLCGRLSNPPEEPFSEGTRVPILADDRVEVEEGTVLGYAVQTRQYEGGSRYINPLYVSPGHRVDPETAASLAQAHCEGYKLPEPVRRADSYAGELADEARQ; the protein is encoded by the coding sequence ATGGAGGTCGTCTATCCGAAGTTCCGGCCCGACCCCGGCCTCTCGCGGGCGGAGATGGAGGAGCTCCAGCGCGAGATCGCCCGCGAGGCTGTCTTCGAGGGTCGGTTCGAGTGCGACTCGCCCGTGGTCGTCGGCGTCGACCAGGCCTTTCCCGACGAGCAGGCGGTCAGCGCGATCGTCGCGATGCGCGACGGCGAGGTGATCGAGCGCGCCTCCGCCGTCACCGAGCTCTCGATCCCGTATATCCCCGGCCTGCTCTCCTTCCGGGAGGGCGAGTCGATCCTCGCGGCGTTCGAGGAGCTGGAGTGCGAGCCGGATCTCGCGCTGTTCGACGGCAGCGGCCGGATCCACTACCGGCAGGCCGGGCTCGCGACCCACATGGGCGTGGCGCTCGACCTCCCCAGCGTGGGCGTCGCGAAGAGCCTGCTCTGTGGCCGCCTGAGCAACCCGCCCGAGGAGCCCTTCTCAGAGGGCACGCGGGTGCCGATCCTCGCGGACGACCGGGTCGAGGTCGAGGAGGGCACCGTACTGGGATACGCGGTCCAGACCCGCCAGTACGAGGGGGGGTCGCGCTACATCAACCCGCTGTACGTGAGCCCGGGCCACCGGGTCGACCCCGAGACCGCCGCGTCGCTCGCACAGGCCCACTGCGAGGGTTATAAGCTCCCCGAGCCGGTCCGCCGGGCCGACTCCTATGCGGGCGAGCTTGCCGACGAGGCGCGTCAGTAA
- a CDS encoding ArsA family ATPase: protein MAEVDVEPVEEIEDVDVSVPSGVDAPEYVLYGGKGGVGKTTMAAATALASARDGTPTLVVSTDPAHSLSDTLETEIPGEPTRIREGFPLFAAEIDPDEAMDEGMLGGENPLGGLEGMFGGAGGAGGGPGDGEGGLGDLLSGGSMPGADEAAAMRQLLQYLDDDRFDRVVIDTAPTGHTLRLLELPEVMDSMLGRLMQFRQRMQGMAEGMKGMFGGEDPVEGGHADLDELREKIEHLRATLRDPEKTDFRVVMVPEEMSVVESKRLIARLEGFEIPVSTVVVNRVMEDFAQVAGGDPEDFVSPDVENCEFCKRRWKVQQGALTRSQEVFHGHDVKRVPLFADEVRGERMLELVAACLD, encoded by the coding sequence ATGGCCGAAGTAGACGTCGAACCCGTCGAGGAGATCGAGGACGTGGACGTCTCGGTTCCCTCGGGCGTCGACGCCCCGGAGTACGTTCTGTACGGCGGGAAGGGCGGCGTGGGGAAGACGACGATGGCCGCCGCGACCGCGCTCGCGAGCGCGCGCGACGGCACTCCTACCCTGGTGGTCTCGACCGACCCCGCCCACTCGCTCTCGGACACCCTCGAGACGGAGATACCGGGCGAGCCGACGCGGATCCGCGAGGGGTTCCCGCTGTTCGCCGCCGAGATCGATCCCGACGAGGCGATGGACGAGGGGATGCTCGGCGGCGAGAACCCGCTTGGCGGGCTCGAGGGGATGTTCGGCGGCGCGGGCGGAGCGGGTGGCGGCCCGGGGGACGGCGAGGGCGGGCTGGGCGACCTGTTGTCGGGCGGGTCGATGCCCGGCGCCGACGAGGCCGCCGCGATGCGCCAGCTGCTCCAGTATCTCGACGACGACCGCTTCGACCGGGTCGTGATCGACACCGCGCCGACGGGCCACACCCTCCGGCTGCTCGAGCTACCGGAAGTCATGGACTCGATGCTCGGGCGGCTCATGCAGTTCCGCCAGCGGATGCAGGGCATGGCCGAGGGGATGAAGGGGATGTTCGGCGGCGAGGACCCCGTCGAAGGGGGGCACGCGGACCTCGACGAGCTCCGGGAGAAGATCGAGCACCTGCGGGCGACCCTCCGTGATCCCGAAAAGACCGACTTCCGAGTCGTGATGGTCCCCGAGGAGATGAGCGTCGTCGAGTCCAAGCGGCTGATCGCCCGGCTCGAGGGGTTCGAGATCCCCGTTTCCACGGTGGTCGTCAACCGGGTGATGGAGGACTTCGCACAGGTCGCCGGCGGCGACCCCGAGGACTTCGTCTCGCCGGACGTCGAGAACTGCGAGTTCTGCAAACGGCGCTGGAAGGTCCAGCAGGGCGCGCTGACCCGCTCGCAGGAGGTCTTTCACGGCCACGACGTCAAACGCGTGCCGCTCTTTGCCGACGAGGTCCGGGGCGAACGGATGCTCGAGCTCGTCGCGGCCTGTCTCGACTGA
- a CDS encoding ZIP family metal transporter — MVGVELGFVVAAGVFTALVCGLGTLPFFFVDEISDRLTVVAWGFAGGVMLFASVFGFVFEGLAEGTLAEVGAGLLVGVLLVVVAGRLIAGHEFAPREMAEADFGKLVLIVGVLTVHSFPEGVALGVAFADLGVDGDLVIGGLAVPALAVFITVAVSAQNVPEGLAVAIPLKTFGVPNRRIFGWAVFSSLPQPLGAAVAYVFVTRAREFLPFGFGLAAGAMIYLVLHDLFPDALEHGHGAGLVDGGRSELLAGILLGVALMLPVIWLTG; from the coding sequence ATGGTCGGCGTGGAGCTCGGTTTCGTGGTGGCCGCGGGGGTGTTCACGGCGCTCGTCTGTGGCCTCGGGACGCTGCCGTTCTTCTTCGTCGACGAGATCAGCGACCGCCTCACGGTCGTCGCGTGGGGGTTCGCCGGCGGCGTGATGCTGTTCGCCTCCGTGTTCGGGTTCGTCTTCGAGGGGCTCGCCGAGGGCACGCTCGCGGAGGTGGGCGCGGGGCTGCTCGTCGGCGTGCTCCTGGTCGTCGTGGCGGGTCGCCTGATCGCCGGCCACGAGTTCGCCCCGCGCGAGATGGCGGAGGCCGATTTCGGGAAGCTCGTCCTCATCGTCGGCGTCCTCACCGTCCACAGCTTCCCGGAGGGGGTCGCCCTCGGCGTGGCGTTCGCCGACCTCGGCGTCGACGGCGACCTCGTGATCGGCGGGCTCGCCGTCCCGGCACTGGCGGTGTTCATCACCGTCGCGGTCTCCGCCCAGAACGTTCCCGAGGGGCTGGCGGTCGCGATCCCGCTCAAGACCTTCGGCGTGCCGAACCGGCGGATCTTCGGGTGGGCCGTCTTCTCGAGCCTCCCACAGCCGCTGGGCGCCGCGGTCGCGTACGTGTTCGTCACCCGGGCACGCGAGTTCCTCCCCTTCGGCTTCGGCCTCGCCGCGGGCGCGATGATCTACCTCGTCCTGCACGACCTCTTCCCGGACGCGCTCGAACACGGCCACGGCGCCGGCCTCGTCGACGGTGGTCGGAGTGAGCTGCTCGCCGGGATCCTCTTGGGGGTGGCACTCATGCTCCCAGTGATATGGCTGACGGGCTGA
- a CDS encoding SDR family oxidoreductase codes for MEKTVCITGCSSGIGRETARQFREEEWTVYATARDTADIADLESIGCETLELDVTNDARVQAVVERIIEETGRIDCLVNNAGYGQLGPVEDVPVRDVEKQFDTNVYGPHRLVREVLPYMREQGDGTIVNVSSLAGRVAFPGGGVYCGSKAALESMTDSLRVEASRFGVDVVLVEPGPVKSNFSNRATDSADDVPRSEEYSDIYGVIDDTSAIGGDGPGAIEPGEVADWIVHAASATRPNARYPVGKVAKVGSLARLLPDSLRDTAFKLALKIVG; via the coding sequence ATGGAGAAGACCGTTTGTATCACGGGCTGTTCGTCGGGGATCGGTCGCGAGACGGCGCGGCAGTTCCGAGAGGAGGAGTGGACGGTGTACGCGACGGCCCGGGACACGGCCGACATCGCGGATCTCGAGTCGATCGGCTGTGAGACCCTCGAGCTCGACGTCACCAACGACGCCCGGGTACAGGCGGTCGTCGAGCGGATCATAGAGGAGACCGGCCGGATCGACTGTCTGGTCAACAACGCGGGCTACGGCCAGCTCGGCCCCGTCGAGGACGTTCCAGTCAGGGACGTCGAGAAACAGTTCGACACCAACGTCTACGGTCCCCACCGCTTGGTTCGGGAGGTCCTCCCGTACATGCGCGAGCAGGGAGACGGCACGATCGTCAACGTCTCCAGCCTGGCGGGGCGCGTCGCGTTCCCCGGCGGCGGGGTCTACTGCGGGTCGAAGGCCGCCCTCGAGTCGATGACCGACTCCCTGCGGGTGGAGGCGAGCCGCTTCGGCGTCGACGTCGTGCTGGTCGAGCCCGGCCCGGTGAAGTCGAACTTCTCGAACCGGGCGACCGACTCCGCGGACGACGTTCCGCGCTCCGAGGAGTACAGCGACATCTACGGCGTGATCGACGACACGAGCGCGATCGGCGGGGACGGCCCCGGCGCGATCGAGCCCGGCGAGGTCGCCGACTGGATCGTCCACGCCGCGAGCGCGACCCGCCCCAACGCCCGCTACCCCGTCGGGAAGGTCGCGAAGGTCGGCTCGCTCGCCCGCCTGCTGCCCGACTCGCTTCGGGACACGGCGTTCAAGCTCGCGCTGAAGATCGTCGGATGA
- a CDS encoding DUF5788 family protein: MQEYERKQLLERVNKEGATIGASIPEEIDVQGERVELRDFVFEIKRRETIPEGERDRVERAKRNLRKERLERLELIEEGEISREEGERLAESIIGIDRALEGLQQLGPADLENEVRAQEVADKKRWTRFMRQALGLDEDSTPNRR; this comes from the coding sequence GTGCAGGAGTACGAGCGAAAACAGCTGCTCGAACGCGTCAACAAGGAGGGTGCGACCATCGGCGCCTCCATCCCCGAGGAGATCGACGTCCAGGGCGAGCGCGTCGAGCTTCGCGACTTCGTCTTCGAGATCAAGCGCCGCGAGACGATCCCCGAGGGCGAGCGCGACCGCGTCGAGCGGGCGAAGCGAAACCTCCGAAAGGAGCGTCTCGAACGCCTGGAGCTGATCGAGGAGGGCGAGATCAGTCGGGAGGAGGGCGAGCGCCTCGCCGAGTCGATCATCGGGATCGACCGCGCGCTGGAGGGCCTCCAGCAGCTCGGGCCGGCAGACCTCGAGAACGAGGTAAGGGCCCAGGAGGTCGCGGACAAGAAACGCTGGACGCGCTTCATGCGCCAGGCGCTCGGGCTCGACGAGGACAGTACACCTAACAGGCGATGA